The following coding sequences lie in one Trichoderma breve strain T069 chromosome 1, whole genome shotgun sequence genomic window:
- a CDS encoding glutamine amidotransferase class-I domain-containing protein, with product MGSTPQAIPRVYTVAILECDTPIEPVVKQFGSYGDIFERFLRNGLAKYLKHTTVSQDVDLQLIKSNMVDLGDLPAFDQVDCLLLTGSKHNSFEDDPWILRLVDYIRTAYQTTKIPIVGICFGHQIISRALGGVVQRNPKGWEVSVDHIDLTPKGRELFNSASIDLHQMHRDAVLQLPEGVQNLGTSPVCGIQGLYAPGQIFSLQAHPEFNGVIMSEILTLRRSQNVFDKEMFESAMSRANAHHDGAMVGEAVWKFLMEG from the exons CACGCCCATCGAGCCGGTTGTGAAGCAGTTTGGCTCGTATGGAGACATCTTTGAACGGTTTTTGAGAAATGGGCTGGCCAAGTATCTGAAGCATACTACCGTATCTCAAGATGTGGATCTTCAATTAATTAAGAGTAATATGGTGGATTTGGGGGATCTGCCAGCTTTTGATCAAGTTGACTGTCTCCTTCTCACTGGAAGTA AACACAACTCGTTCGAAGATGACCCCTGGATTCTACGGCTTGTTGACTACATCCGTACTGCATACCAGACGACCAAAATACCAATTGTTGGGATATGCTTTGGCCATCAGATCATTTCTCGAGCTCTAGGTGGTGTCGTACAGCGTAATCCCAAGGGATGGGAGGTGTCCGTTGACCACATCGATCTCACACCAAAGGGCCGCGAGCTCTTTAATTCCGCATCAATA GATCTTCATCAAATGCATCGAGATGCAGTCCTCCAACTCCCAGAGGGAGTTCAAAACCTCGGAACGAGTCCAGTCTGCGGCATTCAAGGGTTATATGCACCAGGGCAAATATTCTCCCTACAAGCACACCCAGAGTTTAATGGGGTGATCATGTCGGAGATTCTTACACTGAGGCGGAGCCAAAACGTTTTTGATAAAGAAATGTTTGAGAGTGCCATGTCGAGGGCTAATGCTCATCATGATGGAGCCATGGTTGGAGAGGCGGTTTGGAAGTTTCTAATGGAGGGCTGA
- a CDS encoding aldehyde dehydrogenase family domain-containing protein has product MSTIKTISPTTNKVICERPETALDEARDIARRSKDAFQSYRKLSLSERRAIVTKALAIIQERKMELGRELSEQIGRPIAFSHKEIETMQKRADYLLEIAEESLASLPGRIKEAGFKREIKKIPVGPTLIVFAWNFPYLIIVNALVPALLAGNSVILKPSPQVPLVGERIAEIFATAGLPKGVLQVIQSGNPVTLKEIVKLPELGLVSFTGSTAGGLAIREAVADSTVPVNLELGGNDPAYVRPDADLAYVAEQLVDGAVFNSGQSCCAVERIYVHEDVHDQFVKALQDELKKYTLGDPFDTKTMVGPVISRAAEKTINAQISDALAKGAVNATPENKSFTSASKDGNFVAPILLTNVTHDMDVMREETFGPVIPVAKVKDDDEAVRLMNDTEYGLTASVWTKDIARGEELIELLEAGTVFVNRCDYPNPDLAWTGWKKSGLGCTLGPRGYDAFVKLKSYHVKEKQG; this is encoded by the exons ATGTCTACCATCAAAACCATCTCCCCCACGACCAACAAGGTCATCTGCGAACGTCCAGAAACCGCGCTCGATGAAGCTCGCGATATCGCCCGTCGCTCCAAGGATGCGTTCCAGTCTTATCGGAAGCTGTCCCTCTCTGAGCGCCGCGCCATCGTGACCAAGGCCCTGGCGATTATCCAGGAGCGCAAGATGGAGCTTGGCCGCGAGCTTTCAGAGCAGATTGGACGGCCCATTGCCTTCAGtcacaaggagattgagacgATGCAGAAACGTGCTGATTATCTGCTGGAGATTGCGGAGGAGTCGCTGGCCAGCTTGCCTGGGAGGATAAAGGAAGCTGGGTTCAAGAGAGAGATTAAGAAGATTCCCGTTGGGCCGACACTGATCGTCTTTGCATGGAAC TTCCCCTACctcatcattgtcaacgCTCTCGTTCCCGCCCTCCTTGCCGGAAACTCCGTCATCCTCAAGCCCTCTCCGCAGGTTCCTCTCGTAGGCGAGCGAATCGCCGAAATCTTCGCCACCGCCGGCTTGCCCAAAGGTGTCCTCCAGGTCATCCAGTCAGGCAACCCGGTCACACTCAAAGAGATTGTCAAGCTGCCGGAGCTGGGCTTGGTGAGCTTCACCGGCTCGACGGCGGGTGGGCTTGCCATCCGCGAGGCTGTGGCGGATAGTACTGTTCCTGTCAACTTGGAGCTTGGTGGTAATGATCCGGCGTATGTGCGACCGGATGCGGATCTGGCGTATGTTGCTGAACAGTTGGTGGATGGCGCTGTGTTTAACTCTGGCCAGAGTTGCTGCGCCGTGGAGCGCATCTATGTTCATGAGGACGTACATGACCAATTTGTCAAGGCGCTTCAGGATGAGCTCAAGAA GTATACTCTTGGTGATCCCTTTGATACCAAAACAATGGTCGGTCCCGTCATCTCTCGCGCCGCTGAAAAGACCATCAACGCGCAAATCTCCGATGCCCTTGCCAAGGGAGCCGTCAACGCCACTCCCGAGAACAAATCATTTACCAGCGCTTCCAAAGACGGTAACTTTGTTGCTCCCATCCTGCTCACCAACGTGACTCACGACATGGATGTGATGCGTGAGGAAACATTCGGACCAGTTATTCCCGttgccaaggtcaaggatgatgacgaggcgGTGCGATTGATGAATGATACCGAGTACGGCTTGACTGCGAGCGTGTGGACAAAGGACATTGCCCGCGGCGAGGAGTTgattgagctgctcgaggcCGGTACCGTCTTTGTGAATCGCTGCGACTATCCAAACCCT GACCTTGCATGGACAGGTTGGAAAAAGTCCGGCTTGGGTTGCACCTTGGGGCCACGCGGGTATGACGCTTTCGTTAAGCTCAAGAGCTACCACGTGAAGGAAAAGCAAGGATAA